Proteins encoded in a region of the Phacochoerus africanus isolate WHEZ1 chromosome 8, ROS_Pafr_v1, whole genome shotgun sequence genome:
- the BCO1 gene encoding beta,beta-carotene 15,15'-dioxygenase isoform X3: MAYPDPCKNIFSKAFSYLSHTIPDFTDNCLINIMKCGEDFYATTETNYIRRINPLTLETLEKVDYRKYVAVNLATSHPHYDAAGNVLNIGTSIVDKGKTKYVIFKIPATAPEDGKKGRGPLKHTEVFCSIASRSLLSPSYYHSFGVTENYVVFLEQPFRMDILKMATAYIRGASWASCLAFHREDKTYIHVVDQRTRKPVLSKFYTDPMVVFHHVNAYEEDGCLVFDVIAYEDSSLYQLFYLAHLNEDFEENSRLTSVPTLKRFAVPLHVDKDADVGSNLIKLASTTARALKEKDDQIYCQPELLCKGLELPRINYAYNGKPYRYVFAAEVQWSPIPTKVIKYDLLAKSSLSWGEAHCWPAEPLFVPTPGAQDEDDGIILSAIVSTDPQKLPFLLVLDAKTFTELARASVGVDMHLDLHGLFIPGAAWDVEKQTPSQEEQGRAVDHGVAPRT, encoded by the exons ATGGCCTATCCGGACCCCTGCAAAAACATATTTTCCAA GGCGTTCTCCTACCTGTCGCACACCATCCCTGATTTCACAGACAACTGCTTGATCAACATCATGAAGTGTGGAGAAGACTTCTATGCGACCACGGAGACCAATTACATCAGGAGAATCAACCCGCTGACCCTGGAGACCCTGGAGAAG GTTGATTATCGTAAATACGTGGCTGTAAATCTGGCAACATCGCATCCTCATTATGATGCCGCTGGAAATGTTCTCAACATAGGCACATCCATCGTGGACAAAGGGAAGACGAAATACGTGATCTTTAAGATCCCGGCCACGGCACCAG AGGACGGGAAGAAGGGGCGAGGGCCCCTGAAGCACACGGAGGTGTTCTGCTCCATCGCCTCCCGCTCCCTCCTCTCCCCGAGCTACTACCACAGCTTCGGAGTCACCGAGAACTACGTCGTTTTCCTCGAGCAGCCCTTCCGGATGGATATCCTCAAGATGGCCACCGCCTACATCCGGGGCGCGAGCTGGGCCTCCTGCCTGGCTTTCCACAGGGAGGACAAG ACTTACATTCACGTTGTTGACCAAAGGACGAGGAAGCCCGTGCTGAGCAAGTTCTACACGGACCCCATGGTGGTGTTTCATCACGTCAACGCCTACGAAGAGGACGGCTGCCTCGTGTTTGACGTCATCGCCTACGAGGACAGCAGCCTTTACCAGCTCTTCTACTTGGCCCACTTGAATGAGGACTTCGAGGAGAACTCCAGGCTCACCTCTGTGCCCACCCTCAAGAGGTTCGCGGTGCCCCTCCACGTGGACAAG GATGCAGACGTGGGTTCCAATTTAATCAAACTGGCGTCTACTACAGCCAGAGCCCTGAAGGAAAAAGATGACCAAATCTACTGCCAGCCGGAGCTGCTCTGCAAAG GCTTAGAGCTGCCTCGGATCAATTATGCTTACAACGGGAAGCCATACCGCTACGTCTTTGCTGCCGAAGTCCAGTGGAGCCCCATCCCAACCAAG GTCATAAAATATGACCTTCTCGCCAAGTCGTCCTTGAGTTGGGGTGAGGCGCACTGCTGGCCCGCGGAGCCCCTGTTCGTGCCTACGCCGGGTGCCCAGGACGAGGATGACG GAATTATCTTATCAGCCATCGTCTCTACCGATCCCCAGAAGCTGCCGTTTCTGCTTGTTCTGGATGCCAAAACTTTTACGGAATTGGCTCGTGCTTCCGTTGGCGTAGACATGCACCTGGATCTCCACGGGCTCTTCATCCCGGGTGCAGCCTGGGATGTGGAGAAGCAGACCCCTTCCCAGGAGGAGCAGGGCAGGGCGGTGGACCACGGGGTAGCCCCGCGGACCTGA